One region of Ornithinibacter aureus genomic DNA includes:
- a CDS encoding tyrosine-type recombinase/integrase: MDVDFVVASGCRWGKYLRDAYPQQADTFQAQACSLGFCDREIGRMWAWLAKICVVTGTSPQGLAATQYHQARAAGHDAVIAQRGYRPKSLSTPLFGLDAVMFHRGQAPAPDIRRRWTGRPANEVDWDDLTSMAPVMVTTMRRYLHQCSLSLRASSVALFDTTLRQFATALVASDPPVTRVRDINREHVEAFKAQLADRPGYRGKPLTKTTLGMRMGHLHTFFTRIIEWDYDDAPTRIPVYGTDRPRLDKPLPKFLDDAQAAAFMTAAKNLPDPLDRLIVLALARTGMRRGELLGLSVDAVVQIGTGYWLRTPVGKLHTDRYIPLHPQLKDLLDAWIAARPDWQASTVLLTERGRPIPPTRVDKAVQKAATAAGLGHVHPHQLRHTLATQAINRGMSLEAIAALLGHHDLSMTMVYARIADRTVTDEYFAVTKKVETLYATSRPAVLSDDAAGPAMHALRAEATKRLLGNGYCTRPLELDCRYETICESCTMFFTTIEHRPTLQAQRDDADTKGQTGRRDAYEALLKRLDPTPT; encoded by the coding sequence GTGGACGTCGACTTCGTCGTCGCCTCCGGCTGCCGATGGGGCAAGTACCTGCGCGACGCCTACCCGCAGCAGGCAGACACGTTCCAGGCGCAGGCCTGTTCACTTGGGTTCTGCGACAGAGAGATCGGCCGAATGTGGGCCTGGCTGGCGAAGATCTGCGTCGTCACCGGGACCAGCCCTCAAGGGCTAGCCGCGACGCAGTACCACCAGGCCAGGGCCGCAGGGCACGACGCCGTCATCGCGCAGCGCGGGTACCGGCCGAAGTCGTTGTCGACGCCGCTGTTCGGGCTCGACGCGGTGATGTTCCACCGCGGGCAGGCACCCGCCCCGGACATCCGGCGCCGCTGGACCGGCCGGCCGGCCAACGAGGTCGACTGGGACGACCTCACCTCCATGGCACCGGTCATGGTCACCACGATGCGCCGCTACCTGCACCAGTGCTCCCTGTCGCTGCGGGCATCCTCGGTGGCCCTGTTCGACACGACCCTGCGTCAGTTCGCGACCGCCCTGGTGGCCTCGGACCCGCCGGTCACCCGGGTGCGCGACATCAACCGTGAGCACGTCGAAGCATTCAAGGCGCAGTTGGCTGACCGGCCCGGCTACCGCGGCAAACCGTTGACGAAGACCACCCTGGGGATGCGGATGGGTCACCTGCACACCTTCTTCACCCGGATCATCGAGTGGGACTATGACGACGCCCCCACCCGGATCCCGGTGTACGGCACCGACCGGCCCCGCCTGGACAAGCCCCTGCCGAAGTTCCTCGACGACGCCCAGGCCGCCGCGTTCATGACCGCAGCCAAGAACCTGCCCGACCCGCTCGACCGGCTCATCGTCCTGGCCCTGGCCCGCACCGGGATGCGCCGCGGCGAGCTGCTCGGGCTCAGCGTCGACGCCGTCGTGCAGATCGGCACCGGGTACTGGCTACGCACCCCGGTCGGCAAGCTCCACACCGACCGGTACATCCCGCTACACCCCCAGCTGAAGGACCTGCTCGACGCGTGGATCGCCGCCCGCCCGGACTGGCAGGCCAGCACCGTGCTGCTGACCGAGCGAGGCCGCCCGATCCCACCGACCCGGGTCGACAAGGCCGTCCAGAAGGCCGCCACCGCAGCAGGGCTCGGGCACGTCCACCCGCACCAGTTGCGCCACACCCTGGCCACCCAAGCCATCAACCGCGGGATGAGCCTGGAAGCCATCGCTGCCCTGCTCGGTCACCACGACCTGTCGATGACCATGGTGTACGCCCGGATCGCTGACCGCACGGTCACCGACGAGTACTTCGCCGTCACCAAGAAGGTCGAGACCCTGTACGCCACCAGCCGGCCCGCCGTGCTCTCCGACGACGCGGCCGGACCCGCCATGCACGCCCTTCGCGCCGAGGCCACCAAGCGGCTGCTCGGCAACGGCTACTGCACCCGCCCCCTGGAGCTCGACTGCCGCTACGAGACGATCTGCGAGTCCTGCACCATGTTCTTCACCACCATCGAACACCGCCCCACCCTCCAAGCCCAACGCGACGACGCCGACACCAAAGGCCAGACCGGCCGCCGAGACGCCTACGAAGCACTCCTCAAACGACTCGACCCGACACCCACTTGA
- a CDS encoding IS256 family transposase codes for MLDQLMAATGERGLSLTGEGGFLPEMIKAVLERGMEAELTGHLGYDKGDPAGKGSGNSRNGTTPKTVSTEVGDIGLDQPRDRNSTFASALVPKGTRRLGGLEDMIISLYAGGMTIRDIQHHLASTLGTELSHETIANVTDAVLEEVKAWQARPLEAFYPVLYLDALVVKIRDGAHVTNRAAHIAVGVDMDGVKHVLGIWVQAAEGAKFWASVCAELANRGVKDVLIVCCDGLTGLPEAIEGTWREAMVQTCVVHLIRASMRFVSYSDRKAVAAMLRPIYTAANEDAALMALATFADSKLGKKYPAAVASWENAWDRFTPFLAFGPALRKVIYTTNSIESLNYQLRKIIKNRGHFPSDTAAIKLLWLAIRTIEDKRARQRAKEAGLPKGTPRKAPGKLVEGSVIQGWKAALGELALVYPDRINTYL; via the coding sequence ATGCTGGACCAGTTGATGGCTGCGACGGGTGAGCGTGGGCTGTCGCTGACCGGTGAGGGCGGGTTCTTGCCGGAGATGATCAAGGCCGTTCTCGAGCGGGGGATGGAGGCCGAGCTGACTGGCCACCTCGGGTACGACAAGGGCGACCCGGCCGGGAAGGGGTCGGGCAACTCGCGCAACGGGACCACCCCGAAGACGGTGTCCACCGAGGTTGGTGACATCGGTTTGGACCAGCCGCGGGACCGTAACTCCACGTTCGCCTCCGCGCTGGTGCCCAAGGGCACCCGCCGCCTGGGCGGGCTCGAGGACATGATCATCAGCCTGTACGCCGGCGGGATGACGATCCGCGACATCCAGCACCACCTGGCGTCCACGCTGGGCACCGAGCTCTCGCACGAGACGATCGCCAACGTCACCGACGCGGTGCTCGAAGAGGTCAAGGCGTGGCAGGCCCGCCCGTTGGAGGCGTTCTACCCGGTGCTCTACCTCGACGCCCTCGTGGTCAAGATCCGCGACGGCGCGCACGTGACCAACCGGGCCGCGCACATCGCCGTCGGCGTCGACATGGACGGGGTCAAGCACGTCCTGGGCATCTGGGTCCAAGCCGCCGAGGGCGCGAAGTTCTGGGCGTCGGTGTGCGCCGAGCTGGCCAACCGCGGCGTCAAGGACGTGCTGATCGTGTGCTGCGACGGGCTGACCGGGCTCCCCGAGGCCATCGAGGGCACCTGGCGTGAAGCGATGGTCCAAACGTGTGTGGTGCACCTGATCCGGGCCTCGATGCGGTTCGTGTCCTACAGCGACCGCAAGGCCGTCGCCGCGATGCTGCGCCCGATCTACACCGCAGCCAACGAGGACGCCGCGCTCATGGCCCTGGCCACGTTCGCGGACTCCAAACTCGGTAAGAAGTACCCCGCCGCCGTCGCGTCGTGGGAGAACGCCTGGGACCGGTTCACCCCGTTCCTGGCGTTCGGGCCGGCCTTGCGGAAGGTCATCTACACCACGAACTCGATCGAGTCGTTGAACTACCAGCTGCGCAAGATCATCAAGAACCGCGGCCACTTCCCCAGCGACACCGCAGCGATCAAGCTGCTCTGGCTCGCGATCCGCACCATCGAGGACAAACGTGCCCGGCAACGCGCCAAGGAAGCCGGCCTGCCCAAGGGAACCCCGCGAAAGGCCCCCGGCAAACTCGTCGAAGGCTCCGTCATCCAAGGCTGGAAAGCAGCCCTCGGAGAGCTCGCCCTCGTCTACCCCGACCGCATCAACACCTACCTCTAA
- a CDS encoding tyrosine-type recombinase/integrase codes for MGDPLVDEYLRFTAARVRANTLTAQAFDLKVFFTVVPKTPQQVTVTDVLFFIEAQRAPRRGGNVIRLADGEAGLAASTIKRRLATVSSLFDYLFLRGICDRNPVPRSLGARHARPDGRGHGGRRGAPLVRAPRKLPRVLAPAEVSALTGALRTERDRAMVALMVHGGLRRCEVLGLRFEHVQVGDRRVFVADGKGGHQRLVPVADVFFTTLAAYLSSERPTEAIDDHVFVVLKGPNRGRPLTAAGLDEVMAGARGRAGLTHASCHELRHTCFTRLREAGMALEAIQAQAGHASIETTRVYLHLSNDWLAGEYQRAMAILDGLHEEEP; via the coding sequence TTGGGTGATCCGCTGGTCGATGAGTACCTGAGGTTCACCGCGGCGCGGGTGCGGGCGAACACGTTGACGGCGCAGGCGTTCGACCTGAAGGTCTTCTTCACGGTGGTGCCCAAGACGCCGCAGCAGGTCACGGTCACGGACGTGCTGTTCTTCATCGAGGCCCAGCGTGCCCCTCGTCGTGGTGGCAACGTGATCCGCCTCGCCGATGGCGAGGCGGGCTTGGCCGCGTCGACGATCAAGCGACGGCTGGCCACGGTGTCCTCGCTGTTTGACTACCTGTTCTTGCGTGGGATCTGTGACCGCAACCCCGTTCCGCGCAGCCTGGGTGCACGTCATGCCCGACCTGACGGGCGAGGCCACGGCGGGCGGCGTGGGGCGCCGCTGGTGCGGGCACCGCGCAAGCTGCCGCGCGTGCTCGCGCCCGCGGAGGTGAGCGCCTTGACCGGGGCGCTGCGTACCGAGCGGGATCGGGCGATGGTCGCGTTGATGGTCCATGGTGGGCTGCGCCGGTGCGAGGTCCTGGGGCTGCGGTTCGAGCATGTGCAGGTCGGGGACCGGCGGGTGTTCGTCGCGGACGGCAAGGGCGGGCATCAACGCCTCGTCCCGGTCGCCGATGTCTTCTTCACCACCCTGGCCGCTTACCTGAGCAGTGAGCGGCCTACCGAGGCGATCGACGACCACGTCTTCGTGGTTCTGAAGGGACCCAACCGTGGGCGGCCGTTGACCGCGGCCGGGCTCGATGAGGTCATGGCCGGCGCCCGGGGCCGGGCCGGGCTGACGCATGCGTCCTGCCACGAGCTGCGGCACACCTGCTTCACCCGGCTGCGCGAGGCCGGGATGGCGCTCGAGGCGATCCAGGCCCAGGCCGGGCACGCCTCGATCGAAACCACCCGGGTGTACCTGCACCTGTCCAACGACTGGCTCGCCGGGGAGTACCAGCGGGCGATGGCCATCCTCGATGGCCTACACGAGGAGGAACCGTGA
- a CDS encoding IS3 family transposase — MAYIDAHRHDVVDEREVGVEPICAELKKAGVTIAPSGYYASKNRPPSARSVRDVELVAQIRAAHAANLGVYGVRKVHAQLNRQGVKVARCTVERLMRAEGLRGIAREKTRRTTIGDGAQTPRPQDLVKREFVATGPNQLWVADLTYVRTHAGWTYVAFVLDVFSRMIVGWQVCGWAEAPRGHYRAAGSAPPAVARSEREPAAQGQGRPRGDARPGGSARRDPHEPSPRHDPGSPAQTGDQSLAGRGSRCDTGGGTPVGHHRPPRAEGTSDMADIIDLMLATGCRIGEILALRWSDLDLDGDLPVLTVSGTIKTETGKGTYRKPTPKTDASRRTVVLPRFAAELLRVRREFATTNENDAVFATRNGTWHQVVNVERRWRQIRKDTGYEWVTPHTFRKTVATLISEAATSELASRQLGHSSSQVTRDHYIARPPVSADLSEVLQRLAESDDADLDS; from the coding sequence GTGGCCTACATCGACGCCCATCGCCACGACGTGGTCGATGAGCGTGAGGTCGGGGTCGAGCCGATCTGCGCCGAGCTGAAGAAGGCCGGCGTCACGATCGCCCCGAGTGGCTACTACGCGTCCAAGAATCGCCCGCCGTCGGCGAGGTCGGTGCGTGACGTCGAGCTGGTCGCACAGATCAGGGCCGCGCACGCGGCGAACCTGGGTGTCTATGGGGTCAGGAAGGTCCACGCCCAGCTCAACCGGCAGGGCGTGAAGGTCGCCCGCTGCACGGTGGAACGGCTGATGCGCGCCGAGGGCCTACGTGGGATCGCGCGGGAGAAGACCCGCAGGACCACCATCGGGGACGGCGCGCAGACACCGCGGCCGCAGGACCTGGTCAAGCGGGAGTTCGTCGCGACCGGCCCGAACCAGCTGTGGGTGGCCGACCTGACCTACGTACGCACCCACGCCGGGTGGACCTACGTCGCGTTCGTCCTGGACGTGTTCTCCCGGATGATCGTGGGCTGGCAGGTGTGTGGGTGGGCTGAAGCTCCGCGAGGCCACTACCGGGCGGCTGGATCGGCTCCTCCTGCGGTTGCGCGATCAGAGCGTGAACCGGCAGCGCAAGGCCAAGGTCGTCCTCGGGGCGATGCTCGACCTGGCGGTTCGGCACGACGCGATCCCCACGAACCCAGCCCGCGGCACGACCCGGGTTCACCGGCCCAAACAGGAGACCAGAGCCTTGCGGGTCGAGGATCTCGTTGCGATACGGGCGGCGGTACGCCAGTGGGTCACCACCGACCGCCCCGGGCCGAGGGCACCAGCGACATGGCCGACATCATCGACCTGATGCTCGCCACCGGATGCCGCATCGGCGAAATCCTCGCGTTGCGCTGGAGTGACCTGGACCTCGACGGCGACCTGCCCGTCCTCACGGTGTCGGGCACCATCAAGACCGAGACCGGAAAGGGCACCTACCGTAAGCCCACGCCGAAGACGGATGCCAGCCGGCGCACCGTGGTGCTGCCGCGGTTCGCCGCTGAACTGCTCCGGGTGCGCCGGGAGTTCGCGACGACCAACGAAAACGACGCTGTCTTCGCGACCCGTAACGGCACGTGGCATCAAGTCGTCAACGTCGAGCGGCGCTGGCGGCAGATCCGCAAGGACACGGGTTATGAATGGGTCACTCCGCACACGTTCCGCAAGACGGTGGCGACACTGATCTCCGAGGCAGCGACGTCTGAGCTCGCCTCGCGCCAGCTCGGCCACTCCTCGAGCCAGGTCACCCGAGACCACTACATCGCAAGGCCACCGGTCTCGGCCGACCTCTCCGAGGTCCTCCAGCGGCTGGCTGAGAGCGACGACGCGGACTTGGATTCGTAG
- the der gene encoding ribosome biogenesis GTPase Der codes for MSTEDPTTATADPDAVERALRVGLEDFELSDEDRALLDRDDDDLEAEAASGPLPVVAVIGRPNVGKSTLVNRIIGRREAVVEDVPGVTRDRVAYDAEWVGRRFTLVDTGGWAIDARGIHLRVAEQAEIAVDLADAVLFVVDATVGATDDDENCVRLLRRAGKPVVLIANKVDDQRTEADAAALWNLGLGQPWPVSALHGRGSGDALDALLAVLPEFSAMGGAYEREGPRRVALVGRPNVGKSSLLNKLVGHQRVVVDDVAGTTRDPVDELVTLGGRDWRFVDTAGIRRRVHQTRGSDFYASLRTQTALEKAEVAVVLVDASEKISEQDVRVIQQVIDAGRALVIAYNKWDLTDEERRHFLEREIERDLVQIPWAPRANVSARTGRHMDRLVPALDVALESWGTRISTGRLNAFLGEVVAGHPHPVRGGKQPRILFATQAGTQPPRFVLFASGFIEAGYRRFIERRLREEFGFVGTPIEISVRVREKRSRR; via the coding sequence ATGAGCACCGAGGACCCCACCACCGCGACCGCAGACCCCGACGCCGTCGAGCGAGCCCTGCGCGTCGGTCTCGAGGACTTCGAGCTCAGCGACGAGGACCGCGCGCTGCTCGACCGTGACGACGACGACCTCGAGGCCGAGGCCGCATCGGGCCCGCTGCCGGTCGTCGCCGTGATCGGCCGCCCGAACGTCGGCAAGTCCACCCTGGTCAACCGCATCATCGGCCGCCGCGAGGCCGTCGTCGAGGACGTCCCCGGGGTGACCCGCGACCGCGTCGCCTACGACGCCGAGTGGGTCGGCCGCCGCTTCACCCTCGTCGACACCGGCGGCTGGGCCATCGACGCCCGAGGCATCCACCTGCGGGTGGCCGAGCAGGCCGAGATCGCCGTCGACCTCGCCGACGCCGTGCTGTTCGTCGTCGACGCCACCGTGGGGGCCACCGACGACGACGAGAACTGCGTGCGCCTGCTGCGCCGCGCCGGCAAGCCGGTCGTGCTCATCGCGAACAAGGTCGATGACCAGCGCACCGAGGCCGACGCCGCCGCCCTGTGGAACCTCGGCCTCGGGCAGCCCTGGCCGGTCTCGGCGCTGCACGGGCGGGGGAGCGGTGACGCCCTCGACGCCCTGCTCGCGGTGCTGCCGGAGTTCTCCGCCATGGGTGGGGCCTACGAGCGCGAAGGTCCGCGGCGGGTGGCCCTGGTCGGTCGGCCCAACGTCGGCAAGTCCTCCCTGCTCAACAAGCTCGTCGGCCACCAGCGCGTCGTCGTCGATGACGTCGCGGGCACGACCCGCGACCCCGTCGACGAGCTCGTCACCCTCGGCGGGCGCGACTGGCGCTTCGTCGACACGGCCGGCATCCGCCGCCGGGTCCACCAGACGCGTGGCTCCGACTTCTACGCCTCCCTGCGCACCCAGACGGCCCTGGAGAAGGCCGAGGTCGCGGTGGTGCTCGTCGACGCCTCCGAGAAGATCTCCGAGCAGGACGTGCGGGTCATCCAGCAGGTCATCGACGCCGGGCGTGCGCTCGTCATCGCCTACAACAAGTGGGACCTCACCGACGAGGAGCGCCGCCACTTCCTCGAGCGCGAGATCGAGCGCGACCTCGTGCAGATCCCGTGGGCGCCGCGGGCCAACGTCTCGGCCCGCACCGGCCGGCACATGGACCGCCTCGTGCCGGCGCTCGACGTGGCGCTGGAGTCCTGGGGCACGCGCATCTCCACGGGGCGGCTCAACGCCTTCCTCGGTGAGGTCGTCGCCGGCCACCCGCACCCCGTGCGTGGAGGCAAGCAGCCCCGCATCCTCTTCGCGACCCAGGCGGGCACCCAGCCGCCGCGGTTCGTCCTCTTCGCGTCGGGATTCATCGAGGCCGGCTACCGGCGCTTCATCGAGCGCCGCCTGCGCGAGGAGTTCGGCTTCGTCGGCACGCCGATCGAGATCTCGGTACGAGTGCGCGAGAAGCGCTCCCGCCGCTGA
- a CDS encoding lysophospholipid acyltransferase family protein: MPVDEVSAPGPARARLGHRVGRFLFRLLYAARAVDAGHVPGEGAVILAANHTGYLDGALVVSMAPRPSHFLVLAKTFQGFTGHLLRWSGQIPIEQGRGDRAALAQALEVLGRGGVLGIFPEGGRGRGDLASAGKGVAWLALQSGAPVVPTACLGTRRTGELAASWPRLRSRLVVDFGEPVVLDLPDGLPGRARLDLATEQIRTALVAHVHAASARHGIPLPTDVPPDLVD; this comes from the coding sequence ATGCCCGTGGACGAGGTCAGCGCGCCCGGCCCCGCACGGGCACGCCTGGGCCACCGGGTCGGGAGGTTCCTGTTCCGCCTGCTCTATGCCGCCCGCGCGGTGGATGCCGGTCACGTCCCGGGCGAGGGTGCGGTGATCCTCGCCGCGAACCACACCGGCTACCTCGACGGCGCCCTCGTCGTGTCGATGGCGCCGCGCCCGAGTCACTTCCTCGTGCTCGCGAAGACGTTCCAGGGGTTCACCGGGCACCTGCTGCGGTGGAGCGGCCAGATCCCCATCGAGCAGGGCCGCGGGGACCGGGCAGCGCTGGCCCAGGCGCTCGAGGTGCTCGGTCGAGGCGGTGTCCTCGGCATCTTTCCCGAGGGTGGGCGCGGGCGCGGTGACCTCGCGTCGGCCGGCAAGGGGGTGGCCTGGCTGGCCCTGCAGTCCGGGGCTCCCGTCGTGCCCACCGCGTGCCTGGGCACGCGGCGCACGGGTGAGCTCGCGGCATCCTGGCCACGCCTTCGCTCCCGACTCGTCGTCGACTTCGGGGAGCCTGTCGTCCTCGACCTCCCCGACGGCCTGCCCGGCCGGGCCCGCCTCGACCTCGCGACCGAGCAGATCCGCACCGCCCTCGTGGCGCACGTGCACGCCGCCTCCGCCCGCCACGGCATCCCGCTGCCGACGGACGTGCCGCCCGACCTCGTGGACTGA
- the cmk gene encoding (d)CMP kinase, with product MSAPLTIAIDGPSGSGKSSVSRAVARALGVGFLDTGAMYRALTWWCLERDIDLTDADAVAAAARDLPLTVGTDPDAPTVSVDGTDISQAIRTTRVSTSVSAVATNLQVRAELQQRQRDLMAQIAQETGGVVAEGRDITTVVAPDASVRVLLTASEEARLRRRSTELHGSTDAAAVEATRDQVVRRDRDDSTVSTFTEAAPGVVLVDTSDLDFDQSVAAVLAVVTAETSA from the coding sequence ATGAGTGCCCCCCTGACGATCGCCATCGACGGACCCTCCGGCTCGGGCAAGAGCAGCGTCTCGCGAGCCGTGGCCCGTGCCCTCGGTGTCGGTTTCCTCGACACCGGGGCGATGTACCGGGCGCTGACGTGGTGGTGCCTCGAGCGCGACATCGACCTCACTGACGCGGATGCCGTGGCCGCCGCCGCGCGCGACCTCCCGCTCACGGTCGGTACCGACCCGGACGCCCCGACCGTGTCCGTCGACGGCACGGACATCTCGCAGGCCATCCGCACGACACGGGTCAGCACCTCGGTGTCAGCCGTGGCCACCAACCTTCAGGTGCGGGCCGAGCTCCAGCAGCGCCAGCGCGACCTCATGGCCCAGATCGCGCAGGAGACCGGGGGAGTGGTGGCCGAGGGGCGCGACATCACCACCGTCGTGGCCCCGGACGCGAGCGTGCGGGTGCTGCTGACGGCATCCGAGGAGGCGCGGCTGCGCCGGCGCTCCACCGAGCTGCACGGGAGCACCGACGCAGCCGCGGTCGAGGCGACGCGCGACCAGGTGGTGCGGCGCGACCGCGACGACTCGACGGTCTCCACGTTCACCGAGGCCGCACCCGGGGTGGTGCTGGTCGACACCTCCGACCTGGACTTCGACCAGAGCGTGGCCGCCGTGCTCGCCGTGGTCACCGCAGAGACCTCTGCCTGA
- a CDS encoding prephenate dehydrogenase: MTQVHVIGTGLLGTSLGLALRRVGDDVTLEDISPTHAALARDLGAGRLAESAVDGDGDAGFEPDLVVVATPPDVTAAVVARALTRWPTAFVTDLASVKGAVVNGLRATGTDLTRYCGSHPMAGRERSGAVSGRYDLFDGRAWVLTPTEETDPAATVLVTAVARSVGAAVSTLAPERHDAAVAAVSHVPQLAASLVAARLEPLDDAAVALAGQGLRDVTRIAASDPGLWTQILAGNAPAVRDVLTALVADLERVVDALDDLSTSTDAPGARGALAHAIAAGNAGHARIPGKHGAAPTTYTTVRVLIPDEPGQLGRLFAHIGEIGANVEEFHLDHGLGQAFGVAEIDVVPGAAAGLGEGLTERGWHLHG; encoded by the coding sequence GTGACGCAGGTCCACGTCATCGGCACCGGGCTGCTCGGTACGAGCCTCGGGCTGGCGCTGCGCCGCGTCGGTGACGACGTGACCCTCGAGGACATCAGCCCCACGCACGCGGCCCTGGCGCGCGACCTCGGTGCCGGACGGCTCGCTGAGAGCGCGGTCGACGGCGACGGCGACGCCGGCTTCGAGCCCGACCTCGTCGTCGTCGCGACCCCTCCCGACGTCACGGCTGCGGTCGTGGCCCGGGCGCTGACCCGCTGGCCGACGGCGTTCGTCACCGACCTCGCCTCGGTCAAAGGTGCCGTGGTGAACGGGCTGCGCGCGACCGGCACCGACCTCACCCGCTACTGCGGATCCCACCCGATGGCGGGTCGCGAGCGCTCCGGTGCCGTGTCCGGGCGCTACGACCTGTTCGACGGGCGCGCGTGGGTGTTGACCCCGACCGAGGAGACCGACCCGGCCGCGACCGTGCTCGTCACGGCCGTGGCCCGGTCGGTGGGGGCAGCGGTGAGCACCCTGGCCCCCGAGCGGCACGATGCCGCGGTCGCCGCGGTCTCGCACGTCCCCCAGCTCGCGGCGAGTCTCGTGGCGGCCCGGCTCGAGCCCCTCGACGACGCCGCGGTGGCGCTTGCCGGTCAGGGGCTGCGCGACGTCACCCGGATCGCGGCGAGCGACCCCGGCCTGTGGACCCAGATCCTCGCGGGCAACGCTCCTGCCGTGCGTGACGTGCTGACGGCGCTGGTGGCCGACCTCGAGCGGGTGGTCGACGCCCTCGACGACCTCAGCACGTCGACCGACGCACCCGGAGCGCGCGGTGCCCTGGCCCACGCCATCGCGGCGGGCAACGCCGGCCACGCGCGCATCCCCGGCAAGCACGGGGCCGCCCCCACGACGTACACGACGGTGCGCGTGCTCATCCCCGACGAGCCGGGCCAGCTCGGCCGGCTCTTCGCCCACATCGGCGAGATCGGCGCCAACGTCGAGGAGTTCCACCTCGACCACGGGCTCGGTCAGGCGTTCGGGGTCGCCGAGATCGACGTCGTGCCGGGTGCCGCTGCGGGTCTGGGCGAAGGGCTCACCGAGCGGGGCTGGCACCTGCACGGCTGA
- a CDS encoding pseudouridine synthase — protein sequence MTPPNPRGPHRPGKGKPTGQGKPAGKGKASGPGKAKRPTAGTTRPSQPTAVPQWPDRPTVDVHDPDGVRLQKLLAAAGVGSRRVCENLITQGRVEVDGQVVTELGVRIKATQNVHVDGIRIQLDESRVYLAFNKPLGVVTSMSDELGRVDIGDFVANRKERLFHVGRLDADTEGLLILTNDGELAHRLQHPRYGVLKTYLAQIQGQVPRDLGRRLREGIMLEDGPVKVDSFRVVDSAPGKALVEVVLHEGRKHIVRRMLAEAGHPVLTLVRTKVGPIHLGDTKPGKWRNLTNTEVGLLYKAAEL from the coding sequence ATGACGCCGCCGAACCCCCGTGGACCCCACCGACCCGGCAAGGGCAAGCCCACGGGCCAGGGAAAGCCAGCAGGAAAGGGCAAGGCATCCGGCCCGGGCAAGGCCAAGCGCCCCACCGCCGGTACGACGCGCCCCAGCCAGCCGACGGCCGTGCCCCAGTGGCCCGACCGTCCGACCGTCGACGTCCACGACCCCGACGGGGTGCGTCTGCAGAAGCTGCTCGCAGCCGCAGGTGTCGGCTCGCGCCGGGTCTGCGAGAACCTGATCACCCAGGGCCGGGTCGAGGTCGACGGCCAGGTCGTCACCGAGCTCGGCGTGCGGATCAAGGCGACCCAGAACGTCCACGTCGACGGCATCCGCATCCAGCTCGACGAGAGCCGCGTCTACCTGGCGTTCAACAAGCCGCTCGGGGTGGTCACCTCGATGAGCGACGAGCTGGGGCGGGTCGACATCGGTGACTTCGTCGCCAATCGCAAGGAGCGGCTCTTCCACGTCGGCCGGCTCGACGCCGACACCGAGGGTCTGCTCATCCTCACCAACGACGGTGAGCTGGCGCACCGGCTCCAGCACCCGCGCTACGGCGTGCTGAAGACCTACCTCGCCCAGATCCAGGGCCAGGTGCCCCGCGACCTCGGGCGGCGGCTGCGTGAGGGCATCATGCTCGAGGACGGCCCGGTCAAGGTCGACTCGTTCCGCGTCGTCGACTCCGCACCCGGCAAGGCCCTGGTCGAGGTGGTGCTGCACGAGGGCCGCAAGCACATCGTGCGGCGCATGCTCGCCGAGGCCGGCCACCCCGTGCTCACCCTGGTACGCACCAAGGTCGGCCCGATCCACCTCGGCGACACCAAGCCGGGCAAGTGGCGCAACCTCACCAACACCGAGGTCGGCCTGCTCTACAAGGCTGCGGAGCTGTGA
- the scpB gene encoding SMC-Scp complex subunit ScpB has product MTDEHESADAVAPPPEDQLAFDVADFPGGIHAALEAVLMVVDEPVSVMALASAIEQPAADVEAALRELEDGYAAQQRGFTLRQVGGGWRMYSRHEYAPVVERFVLDGQQARLTQASLETLAVIAYRQPVSRQRVAAVRGVNVDGVIRTLLSRGLIEELGHDEESTAILYGTTSYFLERLGLSDLDDLPALAPYLPEVDLLDEIAEGGRS; this is encoded by the coding sequence GTGACTGACGAGCACGAGAGCGCGGATGCCGTCGCGCCCCCTCCCGAGGACCAGCTGGCCTTCGACGTGGCCGACTTCCCCGGCGGGATCCACGCCGCCCTCGAGGCGGTGCTCATGGTCGTCGACGAGCCCGTGTCGGTCATGGCGCTGGCCTCCGCCATCGAGCAGCCGGCCGCTGACGTCGAGGCCGCCCTGCGCGAGCTCGAGGACGGGTACGCGGCCCAGCAGCGTGGGTTCACACTGCGCCAGGTCGGGGGAGGGTGGCGGATGTACAGCCGCCACGAGTACGCGCCCGTGGTCGAGCGGTTCGTCCTCGACGGGCAGCAGGCCCGCCTGACCCAGGCCTCGCTCGAGACCCTCGCCGTCATCGCCTACCGCCAGCCGGTGTCCCGTCAGCGGGTGGCCGCCGTGCGCGGGGTCAACGTCGACGGTGTCATCCGCACCCTGCTCAGCCGCGGCCTCATCGAGGAACTCGGCCACGACGAGGAGTCGACCGCGATCCTCTACGGCACGACGTCGTACTTCCTGGAGCGTCTCGGCCTTTCCGACCTCGACGACCTACCCGCCCTCGCCCCGTACCTGCCCGAAGTCGACCTGCTCGACGAGATCGCCGAAGGAGGCCGCTCATGA